A stretch of the Butyricicoccus intestinisimiae genome encodes the following:
- the truA gene encoding tRNA pseudouridine(38-40) synthase TruA, with amino-acid sequence MNTAIILSYDGTAYHGWQTQRNASSVQQTVTEALASLLGQDVSVSGVGRTDAGVHARRYVANFHGTHTIPMDRLPFAINAHLPMDIAVSGAALVPDDFDARFNCTRKEYTYLIAPGKIRDPFAVSRSYFYPYSLDVDAMQQAAQYFIGKKDFAAVRSVGTPVKSTVREIFTCSADAVGALVRIRVSADGFLYNMVRAISGTLLYAGQGKFRPEDIARILASCDREQAGPTLPPQGLYMTRLWYDTTPELDQFHLAADEGVPGGLPI; translated from the coding sequence TTGAATACAGCGATTATTCTCAGCTATGACGGCACTGCCTATCACGGCTGGCAGACCCAGCGCAACGCAAGCTCCGTACAGCAGACCGTGACCGAAGCGCTCGCCTCCCTTTTGGGACAGGACGTGTCGGTGTCCGGTGTCGGCCGCACGGATGCCGGTGTCCACGCGCGGCGGTATGTCGCCAATTTTCACGGCACACATACCATTCCGATGGATCGTCTGCCGTTCGCCATCAACGCCCATCTTCCGATGGACATTGCGGTATCCGGTGCAGCGCTCGTTCCGGACGATTTTGACGCCCGCTTCAACTGCACGCGCAAGGAGTATACCTATTTGATTGCTCCGGGAAAAATCCGCGATCCGTTCGCGGTGAGCCGCAGTTATTTCTATCCCTATTCTCTGGATGTCGATGCCATGCAGCAGGCGGCACAGTATTTTATCGGCAAAAAGGATTTTGCCGCCGTCCGCTCGGTAGGCACGCCGGTCAAATCCACGGTGCGCGAGATTTTCACGTGCAGCGCAGACGCTGTCGGCGCACTGGTTCGCATCCGCGTTTCCGCAGACGGCTTTTTATACAACATGGTGCGGGCAATTTCCGGCACACTGCTGTACGCCGGTCAGGGAAAATTCCGTCCGGAAGACATCGCGCGCATTCTGGCGAGCTGTGACCGCGAGCAGGCCGGCCCGACACTCCCGCCGCAGGGATTGTACATGACGCGCCTATGGTATGACACAACGCCGGAGCTTGACCAATTCCATCTGGCAGCCGACGAAGGTGTACCCGGAGGGCTTCCGATATGA
- a CDS encoding DUF5711 family protein, whose product MKKMSLKRREDPLWNSPDPVLRRVHRGRTYIGRLLVLVTLLFVGMNLQLFTPASIGNIRSSLKAASVRSAEDMTVISYPSGSSKSILPFGNGLAVCSDNMLSFEMPGKYSQMETNLSYANPVMRASNQYLLIFDRGAYRFTVTNTLNELYSQTMSSPITNADIAANGNVAIVTDEAGYKSAVRVYNVDNEHLYTWSTNDYYIMSAALSSDGQRLALFCFRQDGLTLTSKLFFADISSDKKPNEGNDGIDMNGSLVLGMKFLGNNTVCTVCDSATYVVSRGGQIKYQKDYSSDDLIAFDLTNDCLALATEAYSQTGRAEVVLINARGTASRKPLYLPEQPDGVSYCDGRLAVTTGETVTFYSKSLKEIDSQTGLTGLSRVYMRSGGSAIALFNSQARVLTIGSPLKDLHASSD is encoded by the coding sequence ATGAAAAAAATGTCTTTGAAACGGCGGGAGGATCCGCTGTGGAACAGTCCCGATCCCGTCCTGCGCCGCGTCCACCGCGGCCGAACATATATCGGGCGGCTGCTCGTTCTCGTGACGCTGCTGTTTGTCGGCATGAATTTACAATTGTTTACACCGGCAAGCATCGGCAACATTCGTTCCTCTCTCAAAGCCGCTTCTGTGCGGTCGGCGGAGGATATGACGGTTATCTCATATCCGTCCGGTTCCAGCAAGTCCATTCTGCCGTTCGGCAACGGGCTCGCCGTTTGCTCCGACAACATGCTGTCGTTTGAGATGCCGGGCAAGTATTCGCAAATGGAAACCAATCTTTCCTATGCCAATCCGGTGATGCGTGCCTCCAACCAGTATCTGCTGATCTTTGACCGCGGGGCGTATCGCTTTACCGTCACGAACACGCTCAACGAGCTGTACTCACAGACCATGTCCTCTCCGATTACCAACGCGGACATCGCCGCAAACGGCAATGTCGCTATCGTGACCGATGAGGCGGGCTATAAAAGTGCGGTTCGCGTATACAACGTGGACAATGAGCATTTATACACCTGGTCCACCAACGACTACTATATTATGTCTGCGGCGCTCTCTTCGGACGGCCAGCGGCTGGCACTGTTCTGTTTCCGTCAGGACGGTCTCACGCTGACCTCCAAGCTGTTTTTTGCCGACATCAGTTCCGACAAAAAGCCAAACGAGGGCAATGACGGCATTGACATGAACGGCAGTCTCGTGCTCGGCATGAAATTCTTGGGAAACAACACCGTGTGCACGGTTTGCGACAGCGCAACCTATGTTGTCTCACGCGGCGGACAAATCAAGTACCAAAAGGACTATTCTTCCGATGATCTGATCGCGTTCGACTTGACAAACGACTGTCTTGCGCTGGCAACCGAAGCATATTCGCAGACCGGCCGCGCGGAAGTCGTTCTCATCAATGCACGCGGCACAGCCTCACGCAAGCCGCTGTATTTGCCGGAGCAGCCGGACGGCGTCAGCTACTGCGACGGACGCCTCGCCGTGACAACCGGCGAAACCGTCACGTTCTATTCTAAGAGTCTAAAAGAGATTGATTCTCAGACCGGACTCACCGGTCTGTCTCGTGTGTACATGCGCTCCGGCGGCTCCGCCATCGCGCTGTTTAACAGTCAGGCGCGGGTGCTGACCATCGGCAGTCCGCTCAAGGATCTGCATGCTTCCTCGGACTAA
- a CDS encoding CvpA family protein has translation MTAVDWIILLVILLYTLNGFHRGFIGTIFNLFGSLAALIAALACASHFRVQVGAKIAPYLKESVSASMPTLSTSVSTSASELWNSISGYLQNILSSQHVSLEVLQAAEDPRDTMLSAIALCVGEALAYVMIFLVSFIVLLVLIHWAASVFDIFTRLPVIHSCNALLGGALGLVCGLVLCTVVLWAVKLVAPAAYSDAGLLSPSVMENSAIAGKLVGWNDGVSLFESNPANT, from the coding sequence ATGACAGCTGTTGACTGGATTATTTTACTCGTTATCCTTTTATACACGCTCAATGGATTCCACAGAGGGTTCATCGGCACGATTTTTAATCTGTTCGGCTCTCTCGCCGCGCTGATCGCCGCGCTGGCATGCGCCAGCCACTTCCGCGTGCAGGTCGGTGCAAAAATTGCTCCGTATCTGAAGGAGTCGGTCAGCGCATCCATGCCGACGCTATCGACCTCTGTGTCCACATCTGCTTCCGAGCTGTGGAACAGTATTTCCGGCTATTTACAGAACATTTTATCGTCTCAGCACGTCTCGTTAGAGGTGCTGCAGGCGGCGGAGGATCCGCGCGACACCATGCTCAGCGCCATTGCGCTGTGTGTCGGCGAAGCGCTCGCCTATGTGATGATTTTCCTCGTTTCTTTTATCGTTCTGCTCGTTCTCATTCACTGGGCGGCATCCGTGTTTGACATCTTCACCCGCCTGCCGGTCATTCACTCGTGCAATGCGCTGCTCGGCGGCGCACTCGGACTGGTCTGCGGTCTGGTTTTGTGCACGGTTGTCCTGTGGGCAGTCAAGCTGGTTGCTCCGGCAGCATATTCCGATGCCGGTCTGCTGTCTCCTTCTGTGATGGAGAACTCTGCCATTGCGGGGAAGCTGGTCGGCTGGAATGACGGCGTTTCGCTGTTTGAAAGCAATCCTGCAAATACCTGA
- a CDS encoding ATP-dependent Clp protease ATP-binding subunit — translation MHMPLCSRCHKNVAVVFISKMEEGSTSNEGYCLKCAKELGLKPIDGLMRQMGITEDDLDQITDEMTNMHSLMNTENDDAEDEEIDPDEDDADGQDDSFDFGGTHTFPFLDKMFSGNDNTEAPREESGTDVREDDARRKKKEAKKRKNLSAYCTDLTYRAREGQLDAIIGRDSETERVIQILNRRQKNNPCLIGEPGVGKTAVAEGLAIRIAKGDVPYKLKNKEVHLLDLTSLVAGTQFRGQFEGRMKGLINEIKSLGNIILVIDEVHNIVGAGDAEGSMNAANILKPALSRGEIQVIGATTFAEYRKYIEKDAALERRFQPVTIAEPSITDTAEILKGVRGYYETFHGVHISDEICHQAAALSERYITDRFLPDKAIDLIDEACSRLNLDSPATAEIPELGDKLEDIHRKQDDLLQLPQNNEVYEQMAELKSLELQTENKLTELRKIPVPELTAEHLASVIELWTGVPASKVCEQEFSRLIGLEERLHRRVVGQEKAVSAVAHAVRRSRAGISPKHKPVSFLFVGPTGVGKTELVKALAEDLFDTPEALIRLDMSEYMEKHTVSRLIGSPPGYVGFDEAGQLTEKLRRRPYSVVLFDEIEKAHPDVLNILLQVLDDGRITDAQGRTVSFENAIIIMTSNAGSDRSGGSVGFGKTVSEQDEARAVKALEEIMRPEFLNRIDDIISFSHLTKEDFRGIAAIMLGQLRDTLAENNIRLTWDDSLVDYLIEDSFSVKFGARNLRRAIEKQVEDELANRIIAAWEHPLSGAHVSAADGKILVQTI, via the coding sequence ATGCATATGCCTTTATGCTCCCGCTGCCACAAAAACGTGGCGGTGGTGTTTATCTCTAAAATGGAAGAGGGCAGCACCTCCAACGAGGGCTACTGCCTGAAATGCGCCAAGGAACTGGGGCTGAAGCCGATTGACGGCTTGATGCGCCAGATGGGCATTACAGAGGACGATCTGGATCAGATCACCGACGAAATGACCAACATGCATTCGCTCATGAACACCGAAAATGACGATGCAGAGGACGAGGAAATCGATCCGGACGAGGACGACGCAGACGGTCAGGATGATTCGTTTGACTTTGGCGGCACACATACGTTCCCGTTCCTTGACAAGATGTTCTCCGGCAACGACAACACGGAAGCACCGCGCGAGGAATCCGGCACAGATGTCCGCGAGGATGACGCGCGCCGCAAGAAAAAAGAGGCAAAAAAACGCAAAAATCTGTCTGCATACTGCACCGATTTGACGTATCGCGCCCGCGAAGGACAGCTCGATGCAATCATTGGCAGAGACAGCGAGACCGAACGCGTCATTCAGATTTTGAACCGCCGTCAGAAAAACAATCCGTGTCTGATTGGTGAGCCGGGCGTCGGCAAAACCGCTGTCGCAGAAGGTCTTGCCATTCGCATTGCCAAGGGCGATGTTCCGTACAAGCTCAAAAACAAGGAAGTGCATCTGCTGGATTTGACTTCCCTCGTCGCGGGCACACAGTTCCGCGGCCAGTTTGAAGGCCGTATGAAGGGACTCATCAATGAAATCAAGTCTCTCGGCAATATCATTCTTGTCATTGACGAGGTGCACAACATTGTCGGCGCAGGCGACGCAGAGGGTTCTATGAACGCCGCAAACATCCTCAAGCCGGCTTTGTCCCGCGGTGAAATTCAGGTCATCGGCGCGACAACCTTCGCAGAATACCGCAAATATATCGAGAAAGACGCCGCCTTGGAGCGCCGTTTCCAGCCGGTGACCATTGCGGAGCCGTCCATCACGGATACCGCGGAAATCCTCAAGGGCGTGCGCGGATATTATGAAACCTTCCACGGCGTACACATTTCCGATGAAATCTGCCATCAGGCGGCGGCACTGTCCGAGCGCTATATCACGGATCGTTTCCTGCCGGACAAGGCCATTGATTTGATTGATGAAGCCTGCTCCCGCCTGAATCTGGACAGTCCGGCAACGGCAGAGATTCCGGAGCTGGGCGACAAGCTGGAAGACATTCACCGCAAGCAGGATGATTTGCTGCAGCTGCCGCAGAACAATGAGGTCTATGAGCAGATGGCAGAGCTGAAGAGTCTGGAGCTGCAGACGGAGAACAAGCTCACGGAGCTGCGCAAGATTCCGGTTCCAGAGCTGACCGCCGAGCACTTGGCCTCCGTCATCGAGCTTTGGACCGGTGTTCCGGCATCCAAGGTATGTGAACAGGAATTTTCTCGTCTCATCGGTCTGGAAGAACGCCTGCACCGCCGCGTTGTCGGTCAGGAAAAGGCAGTCTCCGCAGTGGCTCATGCGGTTCGCCGCTCCCGCGCTGGCATCAGCCCGAAGCACAAGCCGGTTTCCTTCCTGTTTGTCGGTCCGACCGGTGTCGGAAAAACCGAGCTGGTCAAGGCACTGGCAGAGGATCTGTTCGACACGCCGGAGGCGCTGATTCGTCTCGACATGTCGGAATACATGGAAAAGCACACGGTTTCCCGTCTGATCGGTTCTCCTCCGGGATATGTCGGATTCGACGAGGCAGGTCAGCTGACCGAAAAGCTGCGCCGTCGCCCGTACTCGGTGGTGTTGTTTGACGAAATTGAAAAAGCACATCCGGATGTACTCAACATCCTGCTTCAGGTGCTGGATGACGGCCGCATCACGGATGCACAGGGCCGCACAGTATCGTTTGAAAACGCCATCATCATCATGACCTCCAATGCCGGTTCCGACCGCTCCGGCGGCTCTGTCGGCTTTGGCAAGACGGTCTCCGAACAGGACGAGGCGCGCGCCGTCAAGGCTTTGGAGGAAATCATGCGTCCGGAGTTCCTCAACCGCATCGATGATATTATTTCGTTCTCCCACCTCACCAAGGAGGATTTCCGCGGCATCGCGGCGATTATGCTGGGGCAGCTGCGCGATACGCTGGCCGAGAACAATATCCGCCTGACTTGGGACGATTCCCTCGTCGATTACCTGATAGAGGACTCGTTCTCCGTCAAATTTGGCGCCCGCAATCTGCGCCGCGCCATTGAAAAGCAGGTCGAGGACGAACTCGCCAACCGCATCATTGCCGCATGGGAACACCCGCTCAGCGGTGCCCATGTCTCTGCTGCAGACGGCAAGATACTTGTTCAGACAATTTGA
- a CDS encoding nitroreductase family protein, with protein sequence MNPVLQNILDRHSCRSFTEQPVEPEKLQDLLTAAVWAPSGRNEQSWHFTLLANTEKIQALAAAVREADNRPAGYNFFAPAAFLIVSGERDNRNSFLDAGAAMENVLLTATSLGLGTCWINQVRDVCDVPAVRALLTEYGVPESHIVNASAAIGYPAAQPVIHERKANTTTLVR encoded by the coding sequence ATGAATCCCGTATTACAGAATATTTTGGACAGACACTCGTGCCGCAGCTTTACGGAGCAGCCTGTGGAACCGGAAAAGCTACAGGATTTGCTGACCGCTGCTGTCTGGGCACCGTCCGGCCGCAATGAACAGAGCTGGCATTTTACGCTGCTCGCAAACACGGAAAAAATTCAGGCGCTTGCCGCCGCCGTCAGAGAGGCGGACAATCGGCCTGCCGGCTACAACTTTTTCGCACCGGCTGCCTTTCTCATCGTATCCGGCGAACGCGACAACCGCAACAGCTTTCTCGATGCCGGCGCGGCAATGGAAAATGTGCTGCTGACAGCGACCTCTCTCGGTCTCGGCACCTGCTGGATCAATCAGGTGCGTGACGTCTGCGATGTGCCCGCTGTGCGCGCCCTGCTGACGGAATACGGTGTGCCGGAAAGTCACATCGTCAATGCATCCGCTGCCATCGGCTATCCGGCAGCACAGCCGGTCATTCACGAGCGAAAAGCAAACACCACAACTTTGGTGCGGTAA
- a CDS encoding NAD-dependent protein deacylase translates to MALEQQIQTLQHMIDESKKLVFFGGAGVSTESGIPDFRSVDGLYHQKYKFPPETILSHSFFQSQPEEFFRFYQDKMLALDAKPNAAHKKLAELEQAGKLTAVVTQNIDGLHQAAGSKNVYELHGSVHRNYCQHCGKFYDAQYMKSCHGVPRCTCGGIIKPDVVLYEESLDEQCLMNSVQAIAQADMLIIGGTSLAVYPAAGLIQYFRGKYLVVINKGQTQRSTGAQLTIDAPIGKVLEQIQVR, encoded by the coding sequence ATGGCATTGGAACAGCAAATTCAAACGTTGCAGCACATGATTGACGAATCCAAGAAACTTGTTTTTTTCGGCGGCGCCGGTGTCTCGACGGAAAGCGGCATTCCGGATTTCCGCAGCGTTGACGGCTTATATCATCAGAAGTACAAATTTCCGCCGGAAACCATCCTCAGTCATTCCTTTTTCCAGTCTCAGCCGGAGGAGTTCTTCCGATTTTATCAGGACAAGATGCTCGCGCTGGACGCGAAGCCAAACGCCGCACACAAAAAGCTCGCAGAGCTGGAGCAGGCAGGCAAGCTGACCGCCGTTGTCACGCAAAACATAGACGGTCTGCATCAAGCTGCCGGCAGCAAGAACGTCTACGAGCTGCACGGCTCTGTGCATCGAAATTATTGCCAGCACTGCGGCAAATTCTATGATGCCCAGTACATGAAATCCTGTCACGGTGTTCCGCGATGCACCTGCGGCGGCATCATCAAGCCGGATGTTGTGCTGTATGAGGAGTCGCTCGATGAGCAGTGCCTGATGAACAGTGTACAGGCAATTGCGCAGGCGGATATGCTGATCATCGGCGGCACGTCGCTTGCCGTCTATCCCGCCGCTGGTTTGATTCAGTACTTCCGCGGCAAATATCTCGTCGTCATCAACAAGGGTCAGACGCAGCGCTCCACCGGCGCGCAATTGACCATTGATGCACCGATTGGCAAGGTTTTAGAGCAAATTCAAGTCAGATAA
- a CDS encoding aminopeptidase, whose protein sequence is MENTLFYDKKTGWDRMSDAEQAAMMEYAEGYKAFLDEAKTERDAVRRLQAMAEANGFAAYTRGKEIHPGEKYYKINRNKAIILFVVGSDGMHSGINLSAAHLDAPRIDIRTVPLYEDNGMALFKTHYYGGIKKYQWTTIPMELRGIVCRMTENGVESVDVRIGDKPGDPVFVITDLLIHLATEQMGKTMMKGIEAENMNVLVGSKPSKSDIETSDKIKLWVMEFLNKEYGITEEDFLSAELTCVPAFKASDVGFDRSFIGAYGHDDRVCSYPAATALLDLKETPKKTSMVILVDKEEIGSDGVTGMQSHFFDTLVADLCRADGTLFEECIERSTCLSADVCNAFDPNYPNVSERRNDARVNCGVALVKYTGARGKSGSSDATAELMGKMRYQFHKNHVIWQTGQLGKVDQGGGGTVAMFMANRNIDTVDCGVPVLSMHAPFEVIAKLDLFAAYNAFKAFYQMEQ, encoded by the coding sequence ATGGAAAACACCCTATTTTATGACAAAAAGACCGGCTGGGATCGCATGAGCGATGCCGAGCAGGCTGCCATGATGGAGTACGCGGAAGGATATAAGGCGTTTTTGGACGAAGCCAAGACCGAGCGTGACGCGGTTCGCCGCCTGCAGGCTATGGCAGAGGCAAACGGCTTTGCGGCATATACCCGCGGCAAGGAAATCCATCCGGGAGAAAAATATTACAAAATAAATAGAAATAAAGCGATTATACTCTTTGTAGTCGGTTCGGACGGCATGCACAGCGGCATCAATCTGTCGGCTGCGCATTTGGACGCGCCGCGCATTGATATTCGCACGGTTCCGCTGTATGAAGACAACGGCATGGCGCTGTTTAAGACGCACTACTACGGCGGCATCAAAAAGTATCAGTGGACAACCATTCCGATGGAGCTGCGCGGCATCGTTTGCCGCATGACGGAAAACGGCGTGGAGTCCGTGGATGTTCGCATTGGCGATAAGCCGGGTGATCCGGTCTTTGTCATCACGGATCTGCTCATTCATCTGGCAACCGAACAGATGGGAAAGACCATGATGAAGGGCATCGAGGCGGAGAATATGAACGTGCTGGTCGGCTCGAAGCCGTCCAAGTCGGACATCGAGACCTCAGATAAAATCAAGCTGTGGGTGATGGAGTTCCTCAACAAGGAATACGGTATCACGGAGGAGGATTTCCTGTCCGCAGAGCTGACCTGCGTGCCGGCGTTCAAGGCCTCGGATGTCGGCTTTGACCGCTCGTTTATCGGCGCCTATGGCCACGATGACCGCGTGTGCTCGTATCCGGCGGCAACGGCGCTGTTGGATCTCAAAGAAACGCCGAAAAAGACGTCTATGGTCATTCTGGTCGACAAGGAAGAAATCGGTTCGGACGGTGTGACCGGTATGCAGTCGCACTTCTTTGACACGCTGGTGGCAGATTTGTGCCGTGCAGACGGCACGCTGTTTGAGGAGTGCATCGAGCGCTCTACCTGCCTGTCTGCGGACGTTTGCAATGCGTTTGACCCGAACTATCCGAATGTTTCCGAGCGCCGCAACGATGCGCGTGTCAACTGCGGCGTAGCACTGGTCAAGTATACCGGTGCGCGCGGCAAGTCCGGTTCTTCCGATGCAACCGCAGAGCTGATGGGAAAAATGCGCTATCAGTTCCATAAGAACCATGTCATTTGGCAGACCGGTCAGCTCGGCAAGGTCGATCAGGGCGGCGGCGGTACCGTTGCCATGTTTATGGCGAACCGCAATATTGACACGGTAGATTGCGGCGTGCCGGTGCTCAGCATGCACGCGCCGTTTGAAGTCATTGCAAAGCTGGATTTGTTTGCCGCTTACAATGCGTTCAAAGCGTTCTATCAGATGGAGCAGTAA
- the coaE gene encoding dephospho-CoA kinase (Dephospho-CoA kinase (CoaE) performs the final step in coenzyme A biosynthesis.), which produces MKILGLTGGSGTGKSAACTAFARLGCGVIDADATYRTLCDTCEPMLKEIQNVFGDVFSTDGKLDRKKLGAIVFADAQKLQQLNAITHPYIRQAARDAFAAYSKRGCLLCIYDAPVLFEGQMETLCDKTCAVLAARNTRIARIVARDAITEEYAALRIDAQKDDAFYRERCDYVVQNDADLDTLYTQVRKIYEDMVRK; this is translated from the coding sequence ATGAAAATTCTTGGTCTGACCGGCGGCTCCGGCACAGGAAAAAGCGCTGCCTGTACGGCATTTGCGCGGCTGGGATGCGGCGTCATTGATGCGGACGCAACCTATCGAACGCTGTGCGATACCTGCGAGCCCATGCTGAAAGAAATACAAAATGTATTTGGAGATGTATTTTCTACAGACGGGAAATTAGACCGCAAAAAGCTCGGCGCCATCGTTTTTGCCGATGCGCAGAAGCTGCAGCAGCTCAACGCGATTACCCATCCGTATATTCGGCAGGCCGCCCGCGATGCATTCGCCGCGTATAGCAAACGGGGATGCTTGCTGTGCATCTATGATGCACCGGTATTGTTTGAAGGTCAGATGGAGACGCTCTGCGATAAGACGTGTGCGGTGCTCGCGGCGCGCAATACGCGCATTGCGCGCATTGTGGCGCGGGATGCGATTACGGAGGAGTATGCGGCGCTGCGCATTGACGCGCAGAAAGACGATGCATTTTACCGCGAAAGATGCGATTATGTCGTACAAAATGATGCAGACTTGGACACACTGTATACACAGGTGCGCAAGATCTATGAAGATATGGTGCGCAAATAA
- a CDS encoding L-threonylcarbamoyladenylate synthase — MQTKLLRPSEEPAAIEEAGALLRAGEVVGIPTETVYGLAADALNPQAVKRIFEAKGRPQDNPLIVHIADLSMVREIATEFPPEAQKLADAFWPGPLTIILPKQDKIPMVTSGGLNTVGIRFPVHPMAQAIIRAAGVPLAAPSANISGRPSTTTAQHVMEDLHGKIAAVVDGGPCSVGVESTVVSLCGERPRLLRPGGISLEQLQSVLGEVDVDRALKEKIDDSEKVSAPGMKYRHYAPKAPVTVVFGTPEASAQYIAQRLGQHTGVLCFDDCAQLFCGKAVVETFGPSDDEAQQAREVFDALRRFDDTDCTEIFAQCPPSRGIGLAVANRIKKAAGFHVIDLTEEQA; from the coding sequence ATGCAAACCAAACTGCTGCGTCCGTCGGAAGAACCGGCGGCAATTGAAGAAGCCGGTGCGCTGCTTCGCGCCGGAGAAGTTGTGGGCATTCCCACAGAAACGGTATATGGCCTTGCGGCGGATGCGCTCAATCCGCAGGCAGTCAAGCGTATTTTCGAGGCGAAAGGACGCCCGCAGGACAATCCACTCATCGTGCACATTGCGGATCTCTCCATGGTGCGGGAGATTGCAACGGAGTTTCCGCCGGAAGCACAGAAGCTGGCAGATGCGTTTTGGCCTGGTCCGCTGACCATCATTCTGCCCAAACAGGATAAAATACCAATGGTAACATCTGGCGGATTAAATACAGTTGGTATTCGCTTTCCGGTGCATCCGATGGCACAGGCAATTATCCGCGCGGCAGGCGTTCCGCTGGCGGCTCCGTCTGCCAACATCTCCGGCAGACCGTCTACCACGACAGCGCAGCATGTCATGGAGGACTTGCACGGCAAGATTGCCGCTGTTGTAGATGGCGGTCCGTGCTCGGTCGGTGTGGAATCGACGGTCGTGTCACTGTGCGGCGAACGTCCGCGGCTGCTGCGTCCGGGCGGAATTTCGCTGGAACAGCTGCAATCGGTACTTGGCGAAGTGGATGTTGACCGTGCGTTGAAAGAAAAGATTGACGACAGCGAGAAAGTCTCTGCGCCGGGCATGAAATATCGCCATTATGCGCCCAAAGCACCGGTAACGGTTGTATTCGGCACGCCGGAAGCCAGCGCGCAGTACATCGCGCAAAGACTGGGACAGCATACCGGCGTTTTGTGCTTTGACGATTGTGCGCAGCTGTTTTGCGGAAAAGCGGTTGTGGAGACGTTTGGCCCGTCCGATGATGAAGCACAGCAGGCGCGGGAAGTGTTCGATGCGCTGCGCCGGTTTGATGATACGGACTGCACGGAAATTTTTGCCCAGTGCCCGCCGTCCCGCGGCATCGGCCTTGCGGTGGCAAACCGCATCAAAAAGGCGGCCGGTTTCCATGTGATCGACTTGACGGAGGAACAAGCATGA